From the genome of Malus sylvestris chromosome 6, drMalSylv7.2, whole genome shotgun sequence, one region includes:
- the LOC126626026 gene encoding C2 and GRAM domain-containing protein At5g50170 isoform X1: MRLYVYVMEAQDLPVRESYVKLQVRRHKSKTRVLRSTTNPVWNEEFVFGVHDVNEELVVSVCHQDEEQSGLFYGGSELVGRVSIPVSSVAAESTCTLPPAWYALESPRTGKFISKDCGKILLTLSLHEKGHDASIDYLLSDHSNRSLEEPNEVDSPFMSTHSVFSSKSLCSKMPGGIQLLKAIVRRMDKLMHKNDEASKTGDSSELSTPVSDYEDCVEEHQSSCSFKESLEMMRSRGSEQKLPENLLGGILIDQAYAVSQHDLNASLFTPNSQFRTDLAELQGTTDLQEGPWTWKSGEMPCLTRVVSYTKAASKLVKAAKATEEQTYIIADGKEFAVLISASTPDVPYGNSFKVELLYKIMSGPELPSVEQSSRLVVSWDINFLQNTMMKGMIERGVRQGLEESFGQFSSLLARNFKTLDSTDLSDKDHILASTKAGQQSDLKLATEYFWNFTLVTTIFMVLYVLVHILLCEPSTPQGLEFIGLDLPHSFGELITCGILILQLERVYNMVFHFVQARLQKGSDNGVKAQGDGWVLTVALIEGNSLASLHSSGFSDPYVVFTCNGKTRASSVKLQTSDPQWNDILEFDAMEEPPSVLDVEVFDFDGPFDRATSLGHAEINFLKHSATELADLWVSLDGKLAQSSQSKLHVRIFLDKNKGAETIREYMTKMEREVGMKLNLRSPHRNSTFQKLFGLPPEEFLISDFTCSLRRKMPLQGRLFLSARIVGFYSSLFGHKTKFFFLWEDIEDIQVLPPSLSSVGSPLLAIVLKKDRGIDARHGARCQDDEGRLKFHFQSFLSSNSASRTIMGLWRTRTLSADQKTQIAEEHFDQEDIPIMLEDTESIFNLEDAKMSKVYTAELPINTKSLMEIFEGGKLEHKIMGKSCCLNYVTTAWEPTKKPDVFERHLSYRFNHQVSIFGGEVTCRQEKSPLANGEGWIVDEVMALQGVPFEDHFRVQLRFRIEKSAMAHNACKCNVHVRVFWLKRTKFQDRVTHNIVGKFAHRLKEIFEFVKQEILLAPGPDVSL; the protein is encoded by the exons ATGAGGCTTTACGTCTACGTGATGGAAGCTCAGGACTTGCCCGTGAGGGAGTCGTACGTGAAACTCCAGGTGCGGAGGCACAAGTCCAAGACCCGGGTTTTGAGAAGTACCACCAACCCGGTTTGGAATGAGGAGTTTGTTTTCGGGGTGCATGATGTGAATGAGGAGCTTGTGGTGTCTGTGTGTCACCAGGATGAGGAGCAGTCTGGCTTGTTCTATGGCGGGTCTGAGTTGGTGGGTCGGGTTTCGATTCCGGTTTCGTCTGTTGCTGCTGAGAGTACTTGCACCTTGCCTCCGGCTTGGTATGCTCTTGAAAGTCCCAGGACTGGGAAGTTCATTAGCAAAGATTGTG GGAAAATTCTTCTCACCCTTTCTCTGCATGAAAAAGGCCATGATGCTTCCATTGATTACCTTCTCAGTGATCATTCAAATAGAAGCCTTGAGGAACCTAATGAGGTGGACAGTCCATTTATGTCAACTCACAGTGTCTTTTCTTCCAAATCTTTATGTTCCAAGATGCCAGGTGGTATACAGTTGTTGAAGGCTATTGTGAGACGTATGGACAAGCTTATGCATAAGAACGATGAAGCCTCAAAAACAGGTGATTCTTCGGAGTTGTCTACTCCAGTATCTGATTATGAAGATTGTGTGGAGGAGCATCAAAGTAGTTGTAGCTTTAAAGAGTCTCTTGAGATGATGCGGTCAAGAGGAAGCGAACAAAAACTGCCGGAGAATCTGCTGGGAGGGATTCTTATTGATCAGGCATATGCTGTTTCACAACATGATCTTAATGCATCTCTTTTTACCCCAAATTCACAGTTTAGGACAGATCTTGCAGAACTTCAGGGGACAACAGATCTACAGGAGGGGCCTTGGACGTGGAAATCCGGAGAGATGCCATGTTTGACACGAGTTGTTTCCTACACAAAAGCTGCCTCAAAGTTAGTTAAGGCTGCTAAGGCCACAGAGGAGCAAACGTACATCATAGCAGATGGAAAGGAATTTGCTGTATTAATCAGTGCGAGTACACCTGATGTTCCATATGGAAATTCATTCAAGGTTGAGTTGCTTTACAAGATAATGTCTGGACCAGAGCTACCTTCAGTGGAACAATCCTCCCGCCTGGTGGTATCCTGGGACATTAACTTTCTCCAGAACACAATGATGAAAGGCATGATTGAACGAGGAGTTCGACAGGGACTTGAGGAGAGTTTTGGTCAGTTTTCCAGCTTGCTGGCTCGGAATTTCAAAACGCTGGATTCAACAGACTTGTCTGACAAGGATCATATCCTGGCAAGTACGAAGGCAGGGCAACAATCAGATTTGAAGTTGGCAACTGAATACTTCTGGAATTTCACTCTAGTTACCACTATCTTTATGGTTCTGTATGTCCTGGTTCATATTCTACTTTGTGAGCCCAGTACACCCCAGGGCTTGGAATTTATCGGACTTGATTTGCCACACAGTTTTGGAGAGCTCATCACATGTGGAATTCTCATCCTTCAGTTGGAGCGCGTTTATAACATGGTTTTTCACTTTGTACAAGCTAGGTTGCAGAAAG GAAGTGATAATGGAGTCAAAGCACAAGGTGATGGATGGGTTCTTACCGTTGCTTTGATTGAAGGGAACAGCTTAGCATCCTTGCATTCATCAGGGTTCTCTGATCCCTATGTGGTTTTCACCTGCAATGGTAAAACAAGAGCAAGCTCTGTCAAGCTTCAAACAAGTGATCCTCAATGGAACG ATATACTTGAGTTTGATGCTATGGAAGAACCGCCATCAGTTCTGGATGTTGAAGTTTTTGATTTTGATGGCCCATTTGACCGAGCTACATCACTTGGACATGCTGAGATCAATTTTCTTAAACACTCAGCTACCGAACTTGCAGATTTGTGGGTCTCCCTTGATGGAAAGCTTGCCCAGTCTTCTCAATCAAAGTTGCACGTCAGAATCTTTTTGGACAAGAACAAAGGAGCTGAAACAATTAGGGAGTATATGACCAAAATGGAAAGGGAAGTTGGAATGAAG TTGAATTTGCGATCGCCTCACAGGAATTCAACATTTCAGAAATTGTTTGGGTTGCCACCAGAAGAATTTCTTATCAGTGATTTTACATGCTCCCTGAGGAGGAAAATGCCTTTACAG GGCCGACTCTTTCTATCTGCAAGGATAGTTGGGTTTTACTCAAGCTTGTttggacacaaaacaaaatttttctttctttgggagGATATTGAAGATATCCAAGTTCTTCCCCCATCCTTATCATCTGTGGGAAGCCCCTTGCTGGCCATTGTTCTAAAAAAGGATCGAGGAATTGATGCAAGGCATGGTGCAAGGTGTCAAGACGATGAAGGCAGGCTGAAATTTCATTTCCAATCATTTTTATCGTCTAATTCAGCCAGCAG GACAATAATGGGCTTGTGGAGAACGAGAACACTTAGTGCTGACCAGAAAACACAAATTGCTGAAGAACATTTTGATCAAGAAGACATCCCCATAATGCTTGAAGACACTGAATCCATATTCAACCTTGAGGATGCAAAGATGTCCAAAGTTTATACTGCAGAACTACCTATTAAC ACAAAATCTCTGATGGAAATTTTCGAGGGAGGAAAGTTGGAGCATAAAATCATGGGGAAATCATGCTGTCTTAACTATGTAACTACCGCATGGGAACCTACAAAAAAGCCGGATGTCTTTGAACGACATCTATCTTACAGGTTCAACCACCAGGTCTCGATCTTTGGAGGAGAGGTTACATGCAGACAAGAAAAGTCCCCCTTGGCAAACGGTGAAGGATGGATCGTGGATGAAGTTATGGCCCTGCAAGGCGTTCCATTTGAGGATCACTTTCGT GTTCAGCTCAGGTTCCGCATCGAGAAATCTGCCATGGCTCATAATGCATGTAAATGCAATGTTCATGTCAGGGTCTTCTGGCTTAAAAGGACAAAGTTTCAGGACAGGGTCACACACAACATCGTAGGGAAATTCGCCCATCGACTCAAGGAAATATTTGAATTCGTCAAGCAGGAGATTCTCTTGGCACCGGGACCAGACGTTTCCCTTTGA
- the LOC126626026 gene encoding C2 and GRAM domain-containing protein At5g50170 isoform X2, translating into MRLYVYVMEAQDLPVRESYVKLQVRRHKSKTRVLRSTTNPVWNEEFVFGVHDVNEELVVSVCHQDEEQSGLFYGGSELVGRVSIPVSSVAAESTCTLPPAWYALESPRTGKFISKDCGKILLTLSLHEKGHDASIDYLLSDHSNRSLEEPNEVDSPFMSTHSVFSSKSLCSKMPGGIQLLKAIVRRMDKLMHKNDEASKTGDSSELSTPVSDYEDCVEEHQSSCSFKESLEMMRSRGSEQKLPENLLGGILIDQAYAVSQHDLNASLFTPNSQFRTDLAELQGTTDLQEGPWTWKSGEMPCLTRVVSYTKAASKLVKAAKATEEQTYIIADGKEFAVLISASTPDVPYGNSFKVELLYKIMSGPELPSVEQSSRLVVSWDINFLQNTMMKGMIERGVRQGLEESFGQFSSLLARNFKTLDSTDLSDKDHILASTKAGQQSDLKLATEYFWNFTLVTTIFMVLYVLVHILLCEPSTPQGLEFIGLDLPHSFGELITCGILILQLERVYNMVFHFVQARLQKGSDNGVKAQGDGWVLTVALIEGNSLASLHSSGFSDPYVVFTCNGKTRASSVKLQTSDPQWNDILEFDAMEEPPSVLDVEVFDFDGPFDRATSLGHAEINFLKHSATELADLWVSLDGKLAQSSQSKLHVRIFLDKNKGAETIREYMTKMEREVGMKLNLRSPHRNSTFQKLFGLPPEEFLISDFTCSLRRKMPLQGRLFLSARIVGFYSSLFGHKTKFFFLWEDIEDIQVLPPSLSSVGSPLLAIVLKKDRGIDARHGARCQDDEGRLKFHFQSFLSSNSASRTIMGLWRTRTLSADQKTQIAEEHFDQEDIPIMLEDTESIFNLEDAKMSKVYTAELPIN; encoded by the exons ATGAGGCTTTACGTCTACGTGATGGAAGCTCAGGACTTGCCCGTGAGGGAGTCGTACGTGAAACTCCAGGTGCGGAGGCACAAGTCCAAGACCCGGGTTTTGAGAAGTACCACCAACCCGGTTTGGAATGAGGAGTTTGTTTTCGGGGTGCATGATGTGAATGAGGAGCTTGTGGTGTCTGTGTGTCACCAGGATGAGGAGCAGTCTGGCTTGTTCTATGGCGGGTCTGAGTTGGTGGGTCGGGTTTCGATTCCGGTTTCGTCTGTTGCTGCTGAGAGTACTTGCACCTTGCCTCCGGCTTGGTATGCTCTTGAAAGTCCCAGGACTGGGAAGTTCATTAGCAAAGATTGTG GGAAAATTCTTCTCACCCTTTCTCTGCATGAAAAAGGCCATGATGCTTCCATTGATTACCTTCTCAGTGATCATTCAAATAGAAGCCTTGAGGAACCTAATGAGGTGGACAGTCCATTTATGTCAACTCACAGTGTCTTTTCTTCCAAATCTTTATGTTCCAAGATGCCAGGTGGTATACAGTTGTTGAAGGCTATTGTGAGACGTATGGACAAGCTTATGCATAAGAACGATGAAGCCTCAAAAACAGGTGATTCTTCGGAGTTGTCTACTCCAGTATCTGATTATGAAGATTGTGTGGAGGAGCATCAAAGTAGTTGTAGCTTTAAAGAGTCTCTTGAGATGATGCGGTCAAGAGGAAGCGAACAAAAACTGCCGGAGAATCTGCTGGGAGGGATTCTTATTGATCAGGCATATGCTGTTTCACAACATGATCTTAATGCATCTCTTTTTACCCCAAATTCACAGTTTAGGACAGATCTTGCAGAACTTCAGGGGACAACAGATCTACAGGAGGGGCCTTGGACGTGGAAATCCGGAGAGATGCCATGTTTGACACGAGTTGTTTCCTACACAAAAGCTGCCTCAAAGTTAGTTAAGGCTGCTAAGGCCACAGAGGAGCAAACGTACATCATAGCAGATGGAAAGGAATTTGCTGTATTAATCAGTGCGAGTACACCTGATGTTCCATATGGAAATTCATTCAAGGTTGAGTTGCTTTACAAGATAATGTCTGGACCAGAGCTACCTTCAGTGGAACAATCCTCCCGCCTGGTGGTATCCTGGGACATTAACTTTCTCCAGAACACAATGATGAAAGGCATGATTGAACGAGGAGTTCGACAGGGACTTGAGGAGAGTTTTGGTCAGTTTTCCAGCTTGCTGGCTCGGAATTTCAAAACGCTGGATTCAACAGACTTGTCTGACAAGGATCATATCCTGGCAAGTACGAAGGCAGGGCAACAATCAGATTTGAAGTTGGCAACTGAATACTTCTGGAATTTCACTCTAGTTACCACTATCTTTATGGTTCTGTATGTCCTGGTTCATATTCTACTTTGTGAGCCCAGTACACCCCAGGGCTTGGAATTTATCGGACTTGATTTGCCACACAGTTTTGGAGAGCTCATCACATGTGGAATTCTCATCCTTCAGTTGGAGCGCGTTTATAACATGGTTTTTCACTTTGTACAAGCTAGGTTGCAGAAAG GAAGTGATAATGGAGTCAAAGCACAAGGTGATGGATGGGTTCTTACCGTTGCTTTGATTGAAGGGAACAGCTTAGCATCCTTGCATTCATCAGGGTTCTCTGATCCCTATGTGGTTTTCACCTGCAATGGTAAAACAAGAGCAAGCTCTGTCAAGCTTCAAACAAGTGATCCTCAATGGAACG ATATACTTGAGTTTGATGCTATGGAAGAACCGCCATCAGTTCTGGATGTTGAAGTTTTTGATTTTGATGGCCCATTTGACCGAGCTACATCACTTGGACATGCTGAGATCAATTTTCTTAAACACTCAGCTACCGAACTTGCAGATTTGTGGGTCTCCCTTGATGGAAAGCTTGCCCAGTCTTCTCAATCAAAGTTGCACGTCAGAATCTTTTTGGACAAGAACAAAGGAGCTGAAACAATTAGGGAGTATATGACCAAAATGGAAAGGGAAGTTGGAATGAAG TTGAATTTGCGATCGCCTCACAGGAATTCAACATTTCAGAAATTGTTTGGGTTGCCACCAGAAGAATTTCTTATCAGTGATTTTACATGCTCCCTGAGGAGGAAAATGCCTTTACAG GGCCGACTCTTTCTATCTGCAAGGATAGTTGGGTTTTACTCAAGCTTGTttggacacaaaacaaaatttttctttctttgggagGATATTGAAGATATCCAAGTTCTTCCCCCATCCTTATCATCTGTGGGAAGCCCCTTGCTGGCCATTGTTCTAAAAAAGGATCGAGGAATTGATGCAAGGCATGGTGCAAGGTGTCAAGACGATGAAGGCAGGCTGAAATTTCATTTCCAATCATTTTTATCGTCTAATTCAGCCAGCAG GACAATAATGGGCTTGTGGAGAACGAGAACACTTAGTGCTGACCAGAAAACACAAATTGCTGAAGAACATTTTGATCAAGAAGACATCCCCATAATGCTTGAAGACACTGAATCCATATTCAACCTTGAGGATGCAAAGATGTCCAAAGTTTATACTGCAGAACTACCTATTAAC TGA